CTAGGCAGACAAATCAATAAATAGGGAGATAGACTAAGACAACAGAAAGAGAAAAGCACAGATCAGAATGATCTCACCATGTTTATGATCCACATTAAAAAGGCAGGTGAGTCGATTCATATTTTACtgctttttaaacttattttatcCTTTCCATTCCAAAGAACCAGATTCTGTCCCTCCTTATCTAGGGGTGGGTCTCTCTACCGAGTCTCATTGACTTCTGCCTGCTCACACAGTGATAAGgtaggtgaggtgatatcttttattgggccaacttctgttggggagacagacaagtttttgagccacatagagcttttctctctcacccacagaagctggtccaataaaagatatcatctCACCTGCCTTATCTttcgaatatcctgggaccgagaCAGCTACAGCTACACTGGGTGCGCACACAGAGTAAGTTACAGCACCGGGGCGATGGTTGGGAACCCAGCTGCTACTTGAatcatccatctctctctctctctctctctctctctctctctcagcagcacTGCGAGAGTTCATTTGGTACACATtagctgtatttttattttggagagtgtggtgtgtgtgtgttttatgggCCTGGGTAGGAGAAGACAATTAGTTTTAATATGAATGTAAGAATGACCATACTTGTtcagaccaatagtccacctagttcagtatcctgtcttccaatagtggtcCATGACAGATGCTTCTGCGGGAGTCAACAGAACTttgcaatttattgagtgatccatcccttgttgtctagccccagcttctagcagtcagaagcttagggacacccagaaaatggggttatgtccctgacaatcttggctaatagccattgaaggacctatcctccatgaatttatctaattgttttttgaacccagttatactttttgccTTCCCAACATCTCCTGGTAATGGGTTCCACAAGTTGATTGTGTattatgtgaaaaagtatttccttatgtttgtttaaaacctgctgcctattcatttcattgggtgacccctggtttgtatgatatgtgaaggggtaaataacatttccttatttactttttccacatcattcttGATTTTGTAGatctctatcatgtccccccagTCACCTTTTTCCAAGTCaacagtcattttaatctctcctcatatggaagctgttccatacccatgatcatttttgttgcccttcaatttcaatatatctttttggaggtGGGCCAACtacaactgcacacagtattcaaggtgtggacataccatgcatttatatagtggcattctgatattttcagtcttattatcaatccctttcttaatggtccccaacattctgttagtttttttttatttccactgcacattgagcagatgcttttttagagaactatccacaatgactccaagatctctcttctTAAgggataacagctaatttagacctcttcatttttttttatggatgggatcatgttttccaatATTCATTatattgcatttatcaacactgaatttcaccaGCCATTTGTCACCCAGTTACCCATTTTTGTGAGATCTGCGTGTAACTCTTCTCAGTTAGtttgggcttaactatcttgagaaatTTTGTATCGTATGCAAACATTtgttttgtctgcagaagagaagaatgaggggggatttgatagctgctttcaactacctgaaaggggggtccaaagaggatggagctagactgttctcagtggtacctgattacagaacaaggagtaatggtctcaagttgcagttggggaggtttaggttggatattaggaaaaactttttcactaggagggtggtgaagcactggaatgggttacctagggaggtggtggaatttccttccttagaagtttttaaagtcaggcttgacaaagccctggctggaatgatttagttgggaattggtcctgctttgagcagggggtgggactagatgacctcctgaggtcccttccaaccctgatattctatgattctatgattttgtatggtttaacattttttccagatcatttatgtgtATGTTGAAGAGCAGTGGTCCCTGTAAAGATCTTTGCCAGGGGGCAGCTATTTACTTCTCTCTACTGTGAAATTTCCCTTCACACAGAATCTGCCTGTGTTTACATTCAGGTTCTAGTACAAAGTCAATCTCTGTGCTTAGGTATTTGTCTCATGAGTTGACAATGAAGGAATGCTGATTTTCTCTCTAAGGTCATATGGGGAGAAAAATAGATGGGACATTGGAGAGAGCATTGCTTCATTCCCATTTCCATTGAAAACTAATGTCAAAATAACCACTGACGTCCATGGGGGCAGGATAGATTCTCTTCTATATGTAAAGCCTGATATTCAGACATGCAGAACAATGAGTCAAAAGTCCCCTTGAGTCGGAGTTTAAATGACTTAGGAACAACAGACCATTAATTTTCTATCAGGCCCCTCTTTTCAAATTTATGTCACGGCACTGAGAGAATTTTTGCTGGCCCCATTCATTTCTTCTTCTTGAAAAAGCCTGATGATTTTAATAGATATGACTCCAATCATACACTACAGATATTAAATAGTGTTTTCAACAACATTGTCTAGAACAACTGATAAAATGTAATAGAGAAAGAGATTATTTTTATAGATTTGGCCAGATGCCCAGCTATTGCAAAttggccatagctccattggagtcaatctTCCAGACCCCATGCTGGCCTAACTCAGCTGTAGCTCTGTTAAAGTCATATGGCCAGATTGAAGAGAGTGTGTGGGAATGCCTTCATAGCCTTGTGGTTAGAACCCTCACCCCAGATGCAGAAGTCCAAGGATCCAGTAACCCTGCTGCACTGTCTCTTTTATTATGTATCCACAGTGAAACAGGGTcaagaagagaggctgagggagccccacagcaGACTGTCCCTTAGTCACAGCTGAGCAGGGGTATTTGTGAATACCAGTGGGGCCTGATGCTGGGATTTAGGCATCAAAAAGGGCAGTTAGATGCCCAAGTCCTTTTGTGTATCCAGCCCattttgtcaatttaaaaaacacaaattccatccagcatctctctctctctcactctctctctctcaatttacTCTGTTTAAAACACACCTTTTACAGGCAGGAATAGGCTCTCTTTACATGCATGCTACTTGTCTGAGGATCTTCACATGctgtttcaatttacttttacGAGAAGtgttaatataattttttttctggtcTTCCAGATCAAAGATTTCCTAAATAAATGCCAATGGAAAATGAAACCAAAGTGACTGAATTTATTCTGCTGGGACTTTCCAGTGATCCACAGGTGCAGattttcctcttcctggtgtttttagttatttacctCGTTACTCTGGTTGGGAACATACTGATCATGCTGGTGATAAGAACTGATtctcaccttcacacccccatgtacttcttcctttTCCATTTATCCTTTGTTGATATCTGCTATTCCTCCATCACAGTGCCTACAATGCTGATGAACTTCCTAGCAGAGCACAAAATTATTTCGGTCAATGGCTGCATTACCCAGATGTTCTTCTTTATCCTCTTAGCCAGTACAGAAGTTTTCATTCTTTCAGCAATGGCTTATGATCGCTATGCTGCCATCTGTGACCCATTGCATTACATGGAGATGATGAGCAAAGGGATCTGTGATCAACTGGTGAGTGGGGCATGGACAGTTGGGTTTTTATATGCCCTGCTTAACACGGTTTTCACCTTCaagttgcatttctgtgggcccaATCAAATCCACCATTTCAgctgtgagctccctcccctATTACAACTGTCCTGCACTGATACCTTCACCAATCAAGTGGTGCTTCTCACTTCCGCTGTGATACTTGGAGCGATCTCCTTCCTCCTCACCCTTATCTCCTACATtcacatcatctccaccatcctgaggaTACCCTCTGTGCAGGGCAAGcaaaaagccttctccacctgcagctcccacctgatTGTGGTTGGTTTGTTGTACCTGGCAGCTTTCATCCAGTACACAAAGCCCAGATCAGTCTCCTCTGTGGCTCTGGATGAAATGTTCTCCATCCAGTACAACATCTTGACTcccatgctaaaccccatcatctacagcctgaaaaacaaggaggtgaaaaAAGCCCTAAGGAATATATTGGGGAAATTCAAGTTTCTCAAGTAGTGTTGAACATAGAACTGTGGGTAAGTAgtgttgtgataaatgaagggggggggtgttgtagctcccttttatggacacccagccaaccAGTAGCTAAAAAATCCCTCTGAGTATCTGTTCTCTagttgctctacctgtaaagggttaaaaaatctcactgctatgcataggtaaaaggaagtgagtggaaaAGAGTCAGTGGGAAggttagaactttttaaaattgaaaaacgactcaccttttgtctgtctgttgtaattctcctggggagaggcagacagggcagaTCTATGCTGTGAAAaacttgggccaggtatgaaaaaatcatcagtatcatacctagaaactattaatttaaaccccagatatgtaagtagattagtaaatgtctaggaagacacaattaggtttatcccttttatttcttgatggcttgtggattcctctgtgctaaccacGGTGCTTTtggtttgcttgtaacctttaagttgGACCTCaggaaagctattcttggtgcttaatccttgtagttgctcttttaaaatcaagCAATAGCTgaattcccagatgtattttctttcctttttttaaataaaatttacctttttaaagaacagaattgaatttttgtgtcttaagaggtttgtccacatgtttaattagctggtggcaacagctgatttccttttttttctttttttctttctcagttcttccCTGGATGgttgtgtgtgaaagggcttgagggtaccccacaggaaggaattcccaagtgcaccttcctgggctctcaaaggggttctgcacttgggtggtggcagcatctaccaatcaaaggacagagaaaagctgtaatcttgggagtttaatacgagcctggagtggccagtatacATTTTttgaatccttgcgggcccccaccttctgcagtcgaagtgccagagtgaggAATTAGCCTTGATATGGTGGCAGAgcagtgggatcattttgaaccagaggcacagacctcaggattttaaagggacacgtttttccttttggcagcctGCAAACCCAgggttttttctctttcttttcttttcttttcttttctttgttgtctgagggggaacaggcacaCAAAGGGTtaagcctgcaaagccagggagtccaacaagcCATTTTTTCCCTAACTTCATGGCAATGAAATAGCTAGGCTACAGTAGGGCAGCCCAGTGCATGAGGTTGCAGTCGGGCACCGAAACCCTTgagcaaccagtcttcccaaagtgGCACACCacagagaagacagacccagaacAAGCCCAGAGatccagctccatgacagaaatgaagggaggggatggggaaccGGAGATTTCCCTGCAGGGAATGGTCAGCCCTCCCCAACCCGAGATCCAGGTGCAAAGATGGAGGGATGCCCTTAACCCAGACGGAGTTCTAACTGCGGAAGACAGGAATTtcttcctagagatgaagcgtttGGAGGacgaggagaggagagagatgcaGCGCTGGGAGGTGGAAGCAGAGGCGAAGTGCTTGGAATCGGAAGTGGAGGCAAAGCTCTTGGAAGCGGAGACAGAACTGAAGTGCTTAGAActggaaagggctaagctgggTCAACCAGGTAGCTATAACAGTCCTCCTCCAGGTGtccattccaagaaattccccacatacaaggtaggcaatgatacagaggccttcttagaaaaatttgaaagagcctgccttgggtacaaccTCCTtacagaccagtatatggtggagctgaggccacaACTTAGTGGACCTTTAGCAGAGGTAGCAGCtaaaatgcctaaagaacacacaAACAAGtatgaacttttta
This DNA window, taken from Emys orbicularis isolate rEmyOrb1 chromosome 12, rEmyOrb1.hap1, whole genome shotgun sequence, encodes the following:
- the LOC135885996 gene encoding olfactory receptor 5V1-like, with product MPMENETKVTEFILLGLSSDPQVQIFLFLVFLVIYLVTLVGNILIMLVIRTDSHLHTPMYFFLFHLSFVDICYSSITVPTMLMNFLAEHKIISVNGCITQMFFFILLASTEVFILSAMAYDRYAAICDPLHYMEMMSKGICDQLVSGAWTVGFLYALLNTVFTFKLHFCGPNQIHHFSCELPPLLQLSCTDTFTNQVVLLTSAVILGAISFLLTLISYIHIISTILRIPSVQGKQKAFSTCSSHLIVVGLLYLAAFIQYTKPRSVSSVALDEMFSIQYNILTPMLNPIIYSLKNKEVKKALRNILGKFKFLK